The Paraburkholderia hospita genome includes a window with the following:
- a CDS encoding antirestriction protein, which produces MLEIKINSSLVPDELRMNVLPRFLGRHYLTGESMVYEWAARLCCSYEGGYWNFFTLSNGGFYMAPSNIDRVHVRWHMNGYSDLMGADAFGITVTLFALCHLAEHTIDDAIVARYHQLREFAAQHVEAANILRAID; this is translated from the coding sequence ATGCTCGAAATCAAAATCAATTCTTCACTCGTCCCGGACGAACTTCGCATGAACGTCCTGCCCCGCTTCCTCGGTCGTCACTACCTGACCGGCGAATCGATGGTCTATGAGTGGGCTGCGCGCCTGTGTTGTAGCTATGAGGGTGGCTACTGGAACTTCTTCACGCTGTCGAATGGTGGTTTCTATATGGCGCCCTCGAATATCGACCGCGTGCATGTCCGCTGGCATATGAACGGCTACAGCGACTTGATGGGCGCGGACGCCTTCGGCATTACCGTCACACTATTCGCTCTTTGTCACCTAGCAGAGCACACGATCGATGACGCCATCGTCGCGCGCTATCACCAGTTGCGAGAGTTCGCCGCGCAACATGTAGAGGCAGCCAACATCCTCCGCGCAATCGATTAA
- a CDS encoding plasmid mobilization protein, translated as MPRKKSNDGAGLGKPIAFRLSDADRAVYLDKVNRSGLTQSEFFRQAVLTNRTQVIARPVASADRKRLLYIFNKASNNLNQIAHRANSEHLSGDLSEATYEQLLSQLQMISRYLRSTLEKVD; from the coding sequence ATGCCACGCAAGAAGAGCAACGATGGGGCAGGCCTAGGCAAACCGATTGCATTCCGGTTGTCAGATGCGGACCGCGCGGTCTATCTTGATAAGGTGAACCGAAGCGGGCTGACGCAGTCTGAATTTTTCAGGCAGGCGGTATTGACGAACCGGACCCAGGTGATCGCACGACCTGTCGCCAGTGCGGACCGCAAGCGACTGCTCTACATCTTCAACAAAGCCAGCAACAACCTGAACCAGATCGCGCATCGCGCGAACTCTGAACACCTGAGCGGCGATCTGTCGGAAGCGACCTACGAACAACTGCTCTCGCAGCTGCAGATGATCTCGCGCTATCTGAGAAGCACGCTCGAGAAAGTGGACTGA